In a single window of the Vallitalea longa genome:
- the selD gene encoding selenide, water dikinase SelD: MADKDRIRLTQMSSKAGUASKLSPQDLAQVLCHLKTKKNKIDPNLIVGLDTSDDAGVYKIKDDYALIQTVDFFTPIVDDPYTFGQIAATNALSDVYAMGGRPLTAMNMACFATCLEPDVLAEILRGGADKIDEAEAVLVGGHTITDKEVKYGLSVTGYVHPDDVLTNAGAEAGDVLVLTKPIGTGILTTALKKDLITENELEQAVISMSTLNKSAAIAMSRVGVHACTDITGFGILGHTYELASGSNVNVKVKADQVPLFDKTIQLIEDNAVPGGARSNQSHFGKWINIDASIPDSLETALYDPQTSGGLLISVAEDKVQKLIDELNKEKCLCASIIGKVYKKDETEKYINVY; the protein is encoded by the coding sequence ATGGCAGATAAAGATAGAATAAGGTTAACACAAATGTCGTCAAAAGCTGGATGAGCAAGCAAATTAAGTCCACAGGACTTGGCGCAAGTTTTGTGCCATCTGAAAACTAAAAAAAATAAAATAGATCCCAATTTAATAGTAGGATTAGACACATCAGATGATGCTGGTGTTTATAAAATAAAAGATGACTATGCTCTAATACAAACAGTAGATTTTTTTACTCCTATTGTCGATGACCCATATACATTTGGGCAGATTGCGGCAACAAATGCTTTGAGTGATGTATATGCTATGGGAGGTAGACCTCTTACCGCTATGAATATGGCGTGTTTTGCAACATGTCTAGAACCTGATGTTCTAGCGGAGATATTAAGAGGCGGAGCAGATAAGATTGATGAGGCAGAAGCTGTATTGGTTGGTGGACACACCATAACAGATAAAGAAGTGAAATATGGCTTATCTGTAACTGGATACGTACATCCTGATGATGTGTTAACTAATGCAGGAGCAGAAGCAGGAGATGTTTTAGTACTTACTAAACCAATTGGAACAGGTATACTAACTACAGCTCTAAAAAAAGATTTAATAACAGAAAATGAATTGGAACAAGCTGTTATAAGCATGAGTACTCTAAACAAATCAGCAGCTATTGCAATGTCAAGAGTTGGTGTACATGCCTGTACAGATATAACTGGATTCGGTATATTAGGGCACACATATGAACTAGCAAGTGGTAGCAATGTAAATGTTAAGGTAAAAGCAGATCAAGTACCATTGTTTGATAAAACAATACAGTTGATAGAAGACAATGCTGTACCAGGTGGAGCTAGATCCAACCAATCGCATTTTGGAAAATGGATTAATATAGATGCCAGTATACCTGATAGTTTAGAAACAGCTTTATATGATCCACAAACATCTGGAGGGTTATTGATATCGGTTGCTGAAGATAAAGTTCAGAAACTTATTGATGAGCTGAATAAGGAAAAATGTTTGTGTGCAAGTATTATTGGTAAAGTTTACAAAAAAGATGAAACAGAAAAATATATCAATGTCTATTAA
- the arcC gene encoding carbamate kinase: MGKLAVIAIGGNSLIKDKKHQTVDDQYLAVCETVKHIVDVIEEGYEVIVTHGNGPQVGFMLRRSEIAHEADDMHLVPLVNCDADTQGAIGYQIQQALQNEFNKRGIKKKATTVVSQVEVDKNDSAFSNPSKPIGSFYNDDDMDKIKKEHPDWIMINDSGRGYRRVVPSPMPIKIIEQDSIELLINKGITVIAVGGGGIPVIRDEEDNLNGINAVIDKDNASCLLASELNADLFIISTAVPNVCINFGKENQEKLHDISLDRIKELRDEGHFAPGSMLPKINACVNFLENGGTKAIITCPNELKEAVIGNKGTIICNR; the protein is encoded by the coding sequence ATGGGTAAGTTAGCTGTGATAGCTATTGGGGGTAATTCTTTAATCAAAGATAAGAAACATCAAACAGTAGATGATCAATATTTAGCAGTTTGTGAAACTGTAAAACACATTGTTGATGTAATTGAAGAAGGTTATGAGGTAATAGTTACACATGGTAATGGACCACAAGTGGGATTTATGCTTAGACGTTCTGAAATAGCGCATGAAGCTGATGACATGCATCTAGTTCCATTGGTCAATTGCGATGCAGATACACAAGGAGCAATAGGTTATCAGATACAGCAAGCATTACAAAATGAATTCAACAAAAGAGGAATTAAGAAAAAGGCTACAACTGTAGTTAGTCAAGTGGAAGTGGATAAGAATGATAGTGCATTTTCCAACCCATCCAAACCAATAGGATCTTTTTATAATGATGACGATATGGATAAAATCAAAAAAGAACATCCAGATTGGATTATGATTAATGATTCGGGAAGAGGTTACAGAAGAGTTGTACCATCACCTATGCCAATAAAAATTATTGAACAAGATTCAATTGAATTGCTAATCAATAAAGGAATTACAGTTATTGCTGTAGGAGGTGGCGGAATACCTGTTATAAGAGATGAAGAGGATAACCTTAATGGTATAAATGCTGTTATAGATAAAGATAATGCTTCTTGTCTATTAGCAAGTGAATTGAATGCTGATTTATTTATAATTTCAACAGCTGTACCTAATGTTTGTATTAATTTTGGAAAAGAAAATCAGGAAAAACTTCATGACATTAGTTTGGATAGAATAAAAGAATTAAGAGATGAAGGACATTTTGCACCAGGTAGTATGCTACCTAAAATTAACGCTTGTGTAAACTTCTTGGAAAATGGAGGAACAAAAGCAATAATAACCTGTCCAAATGAATTAAAAGAAGCGGTTATAGGTAACAAAGGAACTATAATATGCAATAGGTAA
- a CDS encoding peptidylprolyl isomerase produces the protein MENKNPIVTMEIENGNKIEIELYPEIAPNTVNNFISLVKKGFYDGLTFHRVIPGFMIQGGCPDGTGMGGPGYSIKGEFNINKFTNDLKHSKGVISMARAANPNSAGSQFFLMVADAPHLDGQYAAFGKVISGIEEADRIVKVERDYSDKPYEPQIMKKVTVDTFGMDYSEPETI, from the coding sequence ATGGAGAATAAAAACCCTATAGTTACAATGGAGATTGAAAACGGTAATAAGATTGAAATAGAATTATATCCTGAAATAGCTCCAAATACTGTAAATAACTTTATTTCTTTAGTTAAAAAAGGATTTTATGATGGACTTACTTTCCATAGAGTGATTCCTGGATTCATGATTCAAGGAGGATGTCCAGATGGAACTGGTATGGGTGGACCTGGATATTCAATAAAAGGTGAATTTAATATTAATAAATTTACTAATGATTTAAAGCATTCAAAAGGGGTAATATCTATGGCTCGTGCAGCTAACCCTAATTCAGCAGGATCACAATTTTTCTTAATGGTAGCTGATGCTCCACATCTTGACGGACAGTATGCAGCTTTTGGTAAAGTTATTAGTGGTATTGAAGAAGCTGATAGAATTGTAAAAGTGGAAAGAGATTATTCTGATAAACCATATGAACCACAAATAATGAAAAAAGTTACTGTGGATACATTTGGAATGGATTATAGCGAACCTGAAACAATATAG
- the selB gene encoding selenocysteine-specific translation elongation factor — MDHLIIGTAGHVDHGKTELVKALTGYDTDRLKEEKRRGMTIELGFAPFMIDGKTFSIVDVPGHEKLVKTMVAGATGMDMALLIIAADEGIMPQTIEHVNILNVLDISNVIIVITKIDLVDELKLRDVIEDVKEYIAQTLSMNTPICPVSSKLNLGMDKLKNMISDLSEKIIIDRNQELFRMPIDRVFTIKGHGTVVTGTITGGKINKDSLVEILPDKTISKVRTIQVHGSDREKAYAGQRCAINLSRVDKSSINRGDVIGKPNELLPTLTIDTAIYNLSENDEIKHNQKVRINIGTTEVIGKLKMLQRNILSKNEKSYARIRLEKPIIAVFEDKFIIRSLSPVITLGGGKVLSHKPTRLPKDKNEALEYFTLLDEGNTEKIILYLLENNFKIFTIDNIFKELYIQRQAIFQSLTQLLKQQLVIKLSNKYYISQKTYLSLKNRIISAIKDYYKNNIYSIAINKETLRTKEFPKWASIEFDTLVKLYAKNNIINIIDDQISINDQSRITNISNNPQINELEKLILKSNLQGLNITKYQDTQLLRALNNQLPNLISFLLRTGKIVQLNTTTYIHKTHYDKLINLINNLFLQYDKITVQQVRDLLQIGRKQTIILLEYLDQKGLTKRINNHRILIT; from the coding sequence ATGGATCATTTAATTATTGGAACAGCAGGTCATGTAGACCACGGCAAAACAGAATTGGTAAAAGCTTTAACTGGCTATGATACAGATAGATTAAAGGAAGAAAAGCGACGAGGTATGACCATTGAACTGGGATTTGCTCCTTTTATGATAGATGGAAAAACATTTTCCATCGTAGATGTACCAGGACATGAAAAATTAGTCAAAACCATGGTAGCAGGTGCTACTGGAATGGATATGGCACTACTTATAATCGCAGCAGACGAAGGAATTATGCCACAGACTATTGAGCATGTTAATATATTAAATGTATTGGACATCTCCAATGTAATAATAGTAATAACAAAAATAGACTTAGTTGATGAATTAAAATTAAGAGACGTAATAGAAGATGTAAAAGAATATATTGCACAAACTCTAAGCATGAATACCCCAATATGCCCTGTATCTTCAAAGCTAAACTTAGGAATGGACAAACTGAAAAACATGATATCAGATCTTTCTGAGAAAATCATTATAGACAGGAATCAAGAACTATTCAGAATGCCTATAGATAGAGTTTTTACCATTAAAGGTCATGGAACTGTAGTAACGGGAACCATAACAGGTGGTAAAATAAATAAAGATAGTCTAGTGGAAATACTACCAGATAAAACAATATCTAAAGTAAGGACAATCCAAGTTCATGGCTCCGACAGAGAAAAAGCATATGCTGGGCAAAGATGTGCAATAAACTTGAGTAGAGTAGATAAATCATCAATAAATCGTGGTGATGTTATTGGAAAGCCAAATGAACTTTTACCTACTTTAACTATAGATACAGCAATATATAATCTATCAGAAAATGATGAAATAAAACATAACCAAAAAGTTAGAATTAACATCGGAACAACAGAAGTAATTGGAAAACTAAAAATGTTACAACGAAATATACTTAGCAAAAATGAAAAATCCTATGCAAGAATAAGATTGGAAAAACCTATAATAGCTGTTTTTGAAGATAAATTCATAATACGTTCATTATCCCCTGTCATTACTCTAGGAGGAGGCAAAGTATTATCTCACAAACCAACAAGACTACCAAAAGATAAAAATGAAGCATTAGAATATTTTACTCTACTAGATGAAGGAAATACAGAAAAGATTATTCTATACTTGTTAGAAAACAATTTTAAGATATTCACTATAGACAATATATTCAAAGAACTGTATATTCAAAGACAAGCAATTTTTCAATCCTTGACACAATTGCTAAAACAACAATTAGTAATCAAGCTAAGCAATAAATACTATATAAGTCAAAAAACATATTTATCACTTAAGAATAGAATAATCTCAGCTATTAAGGATTATTACAAAAATAATATTTATAGTATTGCTATAAACAAAGAAACCTTAAGAACAAAAGAGTTTCCTAAATGGGCTTCAATAGAATTTGATACCCTTGTTAAACTATACGCAAAAAACAATATTATAAATATAATAGATGACCAAATATCAATAAATGATCAATCAAGAATAACTAACATCTCCAATAATCCCCAAATAAATGAATTAGAAAAACTAATACTGAAAAGCAACCTACAAGGTCTGAACATAACCAAATACCAAGATACACAATTGCTTCGAGCATTAAATAATCAACTACCTAACCTAATCAGCTTCTTACTTAGAACAGGTAAAATAGTGCAACTTAATACAACTACCTATATACATAAAACACACTATGACAAATTAATTAACCTAATAAATAACCTCTTCCTACAATACGATAAGATAACAGTCCAACAAGTGAGAGATCTGCTACAAATAGGACGAAAACAAACAATAATCCTCCTAGAATATCTAGACCAAAAAGGCTTAACAAAAAGAATAAACAACCACCGAATTCTAATAACTTAA
- a CDS encoding electron transfer flavoprotein subunit beta/FixA family protein: protein MNIVVCMKQVPDTTEVKIDPKTGTLIRDGIPSIINPDDKRGLEAALTLKDKYGGLVTVITMGPMQAKEALTEAMAMGADEGILLSDRAFAGADTWATSTTLSKALEKIDFDLIITGRQAIDGDTAQVGPQIAEHLKIPHVSYVENLTKKDDKLILKRAFEDGYHIIEVSMPCLITTLSEMNKPRYMSVRGIIDAYREKEIKVWTIDDLAIDNPETIGLKGSPTKVKKSFTKGAKTAGKVFDVDSDEAVDIIIEKLQEKYII, encoded by the coding sequence ATGAATATAGTAGTTTGTATGAAACAAGTTCCTGATACAACAGAAGTAAAGATTGATCCAAAGACAGGAACTCTAATTAGAGATGGTATACCAAGTATCATTAATCCTGATGACAAAAGAGGATTGGAAGCAGCATTGACATTGAAAGATAAATATGGAGGATTAGTTACTGTTATAACAATGGGACCTATGCAAGCAAAAGAAGCATTAACAGAAGCCATGGCTATGGGAGCAGATGAAGGAATACTATTGAGTGATAGAGCTTTTGCTGGTGCAGATACATGGGCAACATCCACAACACTTTCAAAAGCACTAGAAAAAATAGATTTTGATTTGATAATTACAGGACGACAGGCTATAGATGGAGATACAGCTCAAGTTGGACCACAGATAGCCGAACATTTAAAAATACCTCATGTAAGTTATGTTGAAAACCTAACAAAAAAAGATGATAAATTAATATTGAAAAGAGCTTTTGAAGATGGATATCATATTATTGAAGTAAGCATGCCCTGTTTGATTACTACTCTTAGTGAAATGAATAAACCAAGATATATGTCAGTAAGAGGAATTATAGATGCTTATAGAGAAAAAGAGATAAAAGTATGGACTATTGATGATTTAGCTATAGATAATCCTGAGACAATAGGTCTAAAAGGTTCCCCTACTAAGGTTAAGAAATCATTTACAAAAGGTGCAAAAACTGCTGGAAAAGTATTTGACGTAGATAGTGACGAAGCAGTTGATATCATTATAGAAAAATTACAAGAGAAGTATATTATATAA
- a CDS encoding PadR family transcriptional regulator → MERIKKQLKKGTLEIIILRLISKKEMYGYEIIQQLDKASNGFYNLKEGSLYPVLYRLEDSNYIESYMVIEDGKRKITRKYYKITDKGISQIHDYLKEWQNFVFITNKILDIEGDYNE, encoded by the coding sequence TTGGAACGAATTAAAAAACAACTAAAAAAAGGGACATTGGAGATTATAATTTTAAGATTAATCAGTAAAAAGGAAATGTACGGTTATGAAATCATACAGCAATTAGATAAAGCCAGTAATGGATTCTATAACCTGAAAGAAGGTTCCCTATATCCAGTATTATATAGGCTTGAAGATAGTAATTATATAGAGAGCTATATGGTAATTGAAGATGGAAAAAGAAAAATTACTAGAAAATACTATAAAATAACGGATAAAGGAATTAGCCAAATTCATGACTATCTAAAAGAATGGCAAAATTTTGTTTTTATAACTAATAAGATTCTTGACATAGAGGGTGATTATAATGAATAA
- the yedF gene encoding sulfurtransferase-like selenium metabolism protein YedF yields MEKVIVINNDTFGHGDRELGEKLMGAFLKKIWARNEKPEAIILYNSGVKLAAKGSKVIDVLTGLSECGVELLACGTCINYYELKDKMLVGRISNMEEISSMMMEAKSVITI; encoded by the coding sequence ATGGAAAAAGTTATAGTAATAAACAATGATACGTTTGGCCATGGAGATAGAGAGCTAGGAGAAAAATTAATGGGTGCTTTTCTGAAGAAAATCTGGGCAAGAAACGAAAAACCAGAAGCTATAATATTATATAATTCTGGAGTTAAACTTGCAGCGAAAGGTTCAAAAGTTATTGATGTACTTACTGGATTAAGTGAATGCGGAGTAGAACTATTAGCATGTGGAACCTGTATCAATTATTATGAACTAAAAGATAAGATGCTTGTTGGAAGAATAAGTAATATGGAAGAGATTTCATCAATGATGATGGAGGCGAAAAGTGTTATAACAATTTAA
- a CDS encoding acyl-CoA dehydrogenase, with amino-acid sequence MDFSISDEYKMLQKMYREFTENEVKPIAAEVDEEERFPVETVEKLAKCGMLGIPFPKEYGGSGGDNLAYAMAVEELSKACATTGVIVSAHTSLCAWPIYEFGTKEQKEKYLRPLVEGKMLGAFGLTEPNAGTDASAQQTTAKLEGDYYILNGSKIFITNSGYADIYIIMAMTDKSLGTRGISAFIVEKDYAGFNVGKKESKMGIKGSATSELIFRDCKIPKQNLLGRLNKGFGIAMKTLDGGRIGIAAQALGIAQGALDETIKYVKERKQFNRTISKFQNTQFTLADLQTKVDASKLLVYRAARAKDNNESYSYYAAMAKLFAAETAMEVTTKAVQLHGGYGYTREYPVERMMRDAKITEIYEGTSEVQKMVIAGNLLR; translated from the coding sequence ATGGATTTTTCTATTTCTGATGAATACAAGATGTTACAAAAAATGTACAGAGAATTTACAGAAAATGAAGTGAAACCTATAGCAGCTGAAGTTGATGAAGAAGAAAGATTTCCTGTAGAAACAGTAGAAAAACTAGCGAAATGCGGTATGCTTGGTATACCATTTCCAAAAGAATATGGTGGAAGTGGTGGGGATAATCTAGCTTATGCAATGGCTGTTGAAGAATTATCAAAAGCTTGTGCCACAACAGGGGTAATAGTCTCAGCTCATACTTCTTTATGTGCTTGGCCTATATATGAATTTGGTACAAAAGAACAAAAAGAAAAATATCTCAGACCATTAGTAGAAGGTAAAATGTTAGGTGCTTTTGGACTAACAGAACCAAATGCAGGAACAGATGCATCGGCACAGCAAACTACAGCCAAATTAGAAGGCGATTATTATATATTGAATGGTTCAAAAATATTTATAACCAATTCAGGGTATGCAGATATTTACATTATTATGGCAATGACCGATAAAAGCCTTGGAACAAGAGGAATATCAGCATTTATTGTAGAAAAAGATTATGCTGGATTTAATGTAGGTAAAAAAGAATCAAAAATGGGTATAAAAGGTTCAGCAACCAGTGAATTGATTTTTAGAGATTGCAAAATACCAAAACAAAATCTATTAGGAAGATTGAACAAAGGATTTGGTATTGCAATGAAAACCCTTGACGGAGGAAGAATCGGCATCGCAGCCCAAGCTCTTGGTATAGCACAAGGTGCACTGGATGAAACAATAAAATATGTAAAAGAAAGAAAACAATTCAATAGGACAATATCCAAATTTCAAAATACCCAATTTACTTTAGCTGATTTACAAACAAAAGTAGATGCATCCAAGTTGTTGGTATATAGAGCTGCAAGAGCAAAAGATAATAATGAATCTTACAGCTATTATGCGGCAATGGCAAAATTATTTGCGGCAGAAACTGCAATGGAGGTTACTACTAAAGCAGTACAATTACACGGTGGTTATGGTTATACGAGAGAATATCCAGTTGAGAGAATGATGAGAGATGCTAAGATTACAGAAATATATGAGGGAACTTCCGAAGTTCAGAAAATGGTAATAGCAGGTAACTTGCTAAGATAA
- the selA gene encoding L-seryl-tRNA(Sec) selenium transferase, with the protein MINDMLRKIPSTNEILEDVKIKELVNDKGRNAVKDIIVNITNELRIRMIEENDNNPNKINEKDIYNFVIDEVENRSINNERKEIKKVINATGIILHTNMGRSPLPKRAVDKIKDVTSGYCNLEYDLFTGERGSRYEYIEKLITRLTGAESAFVVNNNAAAVFLCINTLANNKEVIVSRSEQVEIGGSFRIPEIVQRSGARMVEIGTTNKTYISDYNNAISDDTRILLKVHKSNYKIQGFTSEVTGEELVSLAKDNDIITMEDLGSGVLLDLQDYYMPYEPTVMDQVKKGIDIITFSGDKLLGGPQAGIIVGKKELIEKIKVNPLTRMVRIDKMSLIALQEVLKIYIENEDVKKNIPIIDMLTKTTDGLAEEANNLKTLIKNEVNDNINIDIIEGEDVPGGGSLPGVVIKGISLAITIDKISPNELQNRLRNYSIPIICKIKNDRLMLNMRTIDRKDYKSIADALKSIVDNDYI; encoded by the coding sequence TTGATAAATGATATGTTGAGGAAAATACCATCAACCAATGAAATACTCGAGGACGTTAAAATAAAAGAGTTAGTTAATGATAAAGGAAGAAATGCAGTAAAAGATATAATAGTTAATATCACTAATGAATTAAGGATTAGAATGATAGAAGAAAATGATAATAACCCAAATAAAATAAATGAGAAAGATATATATAATTTCGTTATTGATGAAGTTGAAAATCGTTCTATAAATAATGAAAGGAAAGAAATAAAAAAAGTCATTAACGCAACAGGAATAATACTTCATACCAATATGGGGAGATCGCCTTTACCCAAAAGAGCAGTGGATAAAATTAAAGATGTAACAAGTGGTTATTGTAATCTAGAATATGATTTATTCACAGGAGAAAGAGGTTCAAGATATGAGTATATAGAAAAACTAATAACAAGATTAACTGGTGCAGAAAGTGCTTTTGTAGTTAACAATAATGCAGCAGCAGTTTTTCTATGTATTAATACTTTAGCCAATAATAAAGAGGTTATAGTTTCTAGATCAGAACAAGTAGAAATTGGAGGAAGCTTTCGGATACCTGAAATAGTTCAGCGAAGTGGTGCAAGAATGGTAGAAATAGGGACTACTAACAAAACTTATATTTCTGATTACAATAATGCAATATCTGACGATACAAGAATTTTACTAAAAGTCCATAAGAGCAATTATAAAATCCAAGGTTTCACTTCTGAAGTAACAGGTGAAGAATTAGTATCATTAGCTAAGGATAATGATATTATCACTATGGAAGATCTAGGAAGTGGTGTCCTACTTGACTTACAAGATTATTATATGCCTTATGAACCTACAGTTATGGACCAAGTAAAAAAGGGTATTGATATAATAACTTTCAGCGGAGATAAATTATTAGGAGGACCCCAAGCAGGAATAATCGTCGGGAAAAAAGAGCTTATAGAAAAAATAAAAGTGAACCCTTTAACCAGAATGGTGAGGATAGATAAAATGTCTCTAATAGCGTTACAGGAAGTATTAAAAATATATATTGAAAATGAAGATGTCAAAAAGAATATCCCAATTATTGATATGTTGACTAAAACGACAGATGGATTAGCAGAAGAAGCTAACAATTTGAAGACATTAATAAAAAATGAAGTTAATGATAATATCAATATAGATATCATAGAAGGTGAAGATGTTCCAGGTGGTGGTTCTTTACCTGGTGTAGTTATTAAAGGAATATCATTAGCAATAACTATTGATAAAATAAGTCCCAACGAATTGCAGAATAGATTAAGAAATTATAGTATACCTATAATATGTAAAATTAAAAACGACAGATTGATGTTGAATATGAGAACCATAGACAGAAAAGATTATAAATCCATTGCAGATGCATTAAAATCTATTGTGGATAATGATTATATTTAG
- a CDS encoding DUF998 domain-containing protein, with product MKIIFILVMLLDLLIPFLIAIPYKGYNHLSMVMSVLGCKKSPLHKIYNMWFLLSGCIIALLGYYIFDTYKESHRGLAVTIFILIVIYGIGDEVISGIFPINEKKEEVTLSSTIHGIGSVIGFMSLQFAPLIFGILQLKVGQTSLGISSFVFFIISFVIFIFFVMGEKPKFQGTIFALNGLWQRVLCTLLYMPFIIWLISIM from the coding sequence ATGAAAATTATTTTTATTTTGGTGATGTTATTAGATTTATTAATACCTTTTTTAATTGCTATTCCCTACAAAGGATATAATCATCTTTCAATGGTTATGAGTGTTCTAGGATGCAAAAAAAGTCCTTTGCACAAGATATACAATATGTGGTTTTTATTGTCAGGTTGTATTATTGCTTTATTGGGATACTATATTTTTGATACATATAAAGAAAGTCATAGAGGTTTGGCTGTAACTATTTTTATACTAATAGTTATTTATGGTATTGGTGATGAAGTTATATCAGGTATATTTCCTATAAATGAAAAAAAAGAAGAAGTAACTTTATCTAGTACAATTCACGGTATAGGTTCTGTAATAGGTTTTATGTCATTACAATTCGCTCCACTCATTTTTGGAATCCTACAATTAAAAGTAGGACAAACATCTTTAGGTATCAGTAGTTTTGTATTCTTTATAATAAGTTTTGTGATATTCATATTTTTTGTTATGGGAGAAAAACCTAAATTTCAGGGTACTATATTTGCATTAAACGGTTTATGGCAAAGGGTATTGTGTACACTATTGTATATGCCATTTATAATATGGTTGATAAGTATTATGTAG
- a CDS encoding MaoC family dehydratase — MKGLTISQLNVGDKASFEKTISESDVYLYAGITGDQNPAHINQVEAEKSMFKGRIAHGMLTAGYISAVLGMQLPGPGTIYLGQELKFTAPVRFGDTVKAEVEVIEKKQEKNIIKLNTICTNQEGTIVLKGIATVMPPK, encoded by the coding sequence ATGAAAGGATTAACAATATCACAATTAAATGTTGGTGACAAAGCATCATTCGAAAAAACAATTTCCGAATCAGATGTATATCTTTATGCAGGAATAACAGGTGACCAGAACCCGGCACATATTAATCAAGTGGAAGCAGAAAAATCCATGTTCAAAGGACGAATAGCACATGGCATGCTTACAGCAGGCTACATCTCTGCAGTGCTTGGTATGCAATTACCAGGTCCAGGAACAATCTATCTAGGCCAAGAACTGAAATTCACAGCACCTGTAAGATTTGGAGACACTGTAAAAGCAGAGGTTGAAGTAATAGAAAAAAAACAAGAGAAAAATATAATAAAGTTAAATACTATATGCACCAATCAAGAAGGAACAATCGTATTAAAAGGTATAGCAACGGTTATGCCACCAAAGTAA
- a CDS encoding electron transfer flavoprotein subunit alpha/FixB family protein: MNSKEYKGVFVFIEQRECKISKVSLELLGKGRELADNLNEELIAVLIGYNMIDSTKELIYYGADKVFYAENRIFEVYMTEPYAKAMTSIIYDKKPEIVLFGATAIGRDLAPRISARIHTGLTADCTSLEIDEESNNLLMTRPAFGGNILATIVCPDYRPQMSTVRPGVMQKLEKDTRRVGKVEKIDIPISESDMSYKVLEVVKEEKEKINIEEANVLVSGGRGIGKPENFDILKELAKELKGQVSASRAVVDAGWIDKNHQVGQTGKTVRPGLYFACGISGAIQHLAGMEESDFIIAINKDSEAPIFEVADVGIVGDVHAIVPKLISRLQDVKYNALQQ; encoded by the coding sequence TTGAATAGTAAAGAATATAAAGGAGTATTTGTTTTTATAGAACAAAGAGAATGCAAAATCAGCAAAGTATCTTTAGAACTTCTTGGTAAAGGTAGAGAATTAGCAGATAATCTTAACGAGGAACTGATAGCGGTATTGATTGGATATAACATGATAGATTCAACAAAAGAATTAATCTATTATGGAGCAGATAAAGTTTTTTATGCAGAGAATAGAATTTTTGAAGTATATATGACTGAACCTTATGCGAAAGCAATGACTTCAATAATATATGATAAAAAACCAGAGATTGTATTATTTGGAGCAACTGCTATTGGAAGAGATTTAGCTCCAAGAATCTCAGCTAGAATACATACTGGACTTACAGCAGATTGTACATCATTAGAGATTGATGAAGAAAGCAATAATCTTCTTATGACAAGACCTGCATTCGGAGGTAATATATTGGCAACAATAGTATGCCCTGATTACAGACCACAGATGTCAACAGTAAGACCTGGTGTAATGCAGAAATTAGAAAAAGATACTAGACGAGTAGGTAAAGTTGAAAAGATAGATATACCAATTAGTGAATCCGATATGAGTTACAAAGTTCTTGAAGTGGTAAAAGAAGAAAAAGAAAAAATAAATATTGAAGAAGCTAATGTTCTTGTATCTGGTGGAAGAGGAATAGGAAAACCAGAAAACTTTGATATACTAAAAGAACTTGCAAAAGAATTAAAAGGACAGGTGTCTGCGTCAAGAGCTGTTGTTGATGCAGGGTGGATAGATAAAAATCATCAAGTAGGTCAAACTGGTAAAACTGTTAGACCTGGACTTTACTTCGCGTGTGGTATTTCAGGTGCTATCCAGCATTTAGCAGGTATGGAGGAGTCGGATTTCATTATTGCGATTAATAAAGATTCTGAAGCACCAATATTTGAGGTAGCTGATGTAGGTATTGTCGGGGATGTCCATGCTATAGTTCCAAAACTCATAAGTAGGCTCCAAGATGTTAAATACAATGCGTTACAACAATAA